The region CTAACATTCTGTAGAAGGAAGACTGGATTTGCAGCACTAGAACCAAGAGGTAAAAGCTATAATAGGGCAGATTACAGAATAATGTAAGAacgggaaaaaaataaaaataaaaagagctttTCTTACTGAAATTACGTGTTAAGAGCCAGCTGGGTTACCGGACACTGGAGTTATTCAAGCAGAGGCTGATGACCAATTGTCGGGAGACTGAAGGAATTCCTGTGCTGGGTGGGACCTAGGTCCTGTCCAATTCTCAGCTCCTATGAATCATTCTGCTGGCTGCTCTTACAGGCTCCCCACCCGCCATTCAAATACCCTTTGAAGCTGTCCGCTTCTCTCTTCCATCTCTTTCCCAGGAGCAGACCAAAGCACAGGACGTTCTGGGAACCACGACCCTTCTGCTGGAGGCAGTGATGGCAGCGCGGGGACAGCTGGGCCCCACTTGCCTCTCATCCCTCCTGGTGCAGCTTTCTGGGCAGGTCCGTCTCCTCCTTGGGGCCCTGCAGGGCCTCCTAGGAACCCAGGTAAGTCCCCAGTCAAGGGAGTTAGAGAATATTTCTTTTCTGACTCAGTCCCCTTAGAAAATTCTGGAAATCCTGAAAGTGGAAGAGCTGACCTGCTAAGGAGTGCATCCTCCCAGTCTCAAAGCCTGGGTTCTGGCACCTTATCTTCCCCACGTAGACAGGCAGGCATGATATCTGGCCCAGGTCTCTGGCCTCAGGCCCATCCTCTGCCCTCAGCTTCCTCCACAGGGCAGGACCACAGCTCACAAGGATCCCAGTGCCATCTTCCTGAACTTCCAACAGCTGCTCCGAGGAAAGGTGCGCTTCCTGCTGCTTGTAGTGGGGCCCAGCCTCTGTGCCAAGCGGGCCCCACCCGCCACAGCTGTCCCAGGCAGCATCTCTCCATTGCTCACACTGAACAAGCTCCCAAACAGGACTTCTGGATTGTTGGAGACCAACTCCAGTGTCTCAGCCAGAACTACTGGCTTTGGACTTCCGAACAGGCTGCAAGGATTCAGAGCCAAGATTCCTGGTCTGCTGAACCAAACCTCCAGGTCCTTAGGCCAAATCCCTGGACACCTGAATGGAACACAAGGACCCTTAAGTGGAATTCATGGACTCTTTCCTGGGCCCTCACCCAGGGCCCTAGGAGCCCCGGATATTCCTCTGGGAACTTCAGACATGGGCTCCCTGCCACCCTACCTCCAGCCTGGAGAGTCTCCTTCCCCAGCCCATCCTCCCCCTGGACAATACACACTCTTCTCTCCTTCGCCCACCTCACCCATCCCCACGGTCCAGCTCCAACCCCTGCTTCCTGACCCCTCAGCCATCACACCCAACTCTTCCAGTTCTCTTCTAGTTGCAGCCCACTCTCACTTCCGGAATCTGTCTCAGGAAGAGTAAGGTACTCAGCACTGCCAATGTCAGCCTCCACGTACAGTCCCCTTACTTGTAGGAGAGGCCCTGGGAGACAACTGCAgctatacaggcatacctcattttattgctcTTTGTAGATAATGTATTTTTTacagattgaaggtttgtggcaaccctgtgttatcagatgatggttagcattttttaacaataaagtattttttaatgaaggtaTGTGCATTACTTTTTTAGACTTGGTGCTGTTATACACTTAATAGACCACAGTATCATGGAAACATGACTTTTATATGCACTAGGAAACCAAAAGCAAATTGTGTGATTTGCTTCctgtgatattcactttattgtagtGGTCTAGAACTGAATCCACAATATCCACGAGGTAGGCCTTTATCAGATTTCCTGCTTTCACCAGACACCCAAAGTCCTGGTGAAGGGGGACATGCAGGAcagaaaaagtataattttttacTATATGCCAAAAAACttcaaaagctattttttaaaccaTCAGTAATATTCACCAGAGCAGTTAGTTATCTctggtctattttctgcacaaaTTTACAACTTactaattttctatatatttttcatgTGATAATTCTACAAAGGCCTGACCTGGCCTAGCTTCTGAACAGAGGTAGAACTTATCTCAGGGGAAAAAAGCCTGTGTTTTCTGCTCAGAACTAAGGTTAGTCTCTCTATTCtctttactatcatttttaaTGGAGCTCTGATCCCCTTTTCTTAGGAGACCCTTACTCTGGAGAAATGAATGAGAGGTCTCTCAGAAAATTTCCTCCATAACAGACAAAACTGAGAGGGATTAAATAATGAAGAAACGACAGGACTCAAAGCTACCTGAAAAGTGAAGGGAAGATGTTCTTCTCATGGGCAAAAGATCCCTCCCTCCTACCCCCCACCCTGAGATAAGCTAACAGGAAGCTCTGGAGAGCCTTACACCCCAGGTAAGGCTGTATAGATGGGGTCAGTCAAGACAAGATGAGACTTGGATGTGACAGCTGAGCAAACAGCCAGCACTTCAGCAGCTCAGCAGGAAGCTTCGCCAGGCGCGggttcctgcctccctcctgtgGAGGTCAGGGGGAAATGCAGGAAGTGGCTTGAGTCAGTCTCCCAGGGCTCAC is a window of Ovis aries strain OAR_USU_Benz2616 breed Rambouillet chromosome 1, ARS-UI_Ramb_v3.0, whole genome shotgun sequence DNA encoding:
- the THPO gene encoding thrombopoietin isoform X1 → MELTELLLVVILLLTARITLSSPAPPACDPRLLNKLLRDSHVLHSRLSQCPDVNPLSTPVLLPAVDFSLGEWKTQTEQTKAQDVLGTTTLLLEAVMAARGQLGPTCLSSLLVQLSGQVRLLLGALQGLLGTQLPPQGRTTAHKDPSAIFLNFQQLLRGKVRFLLLVVGPSLCAKRAPPATAVPGSISPLLTLNKLPNRTSGLLETNSSVSARTTGFGLPNRLQGFRAKIPGLLNQTSRSLGQIPGHLNGTQGPLSGIHGLFPGPSPRALGAPDIPLGTSDMGSLPPYLQPGESPSPAHPPPGQYTLFSPSPTSPIPTVQLQPLLPDPSAITPNSSSSLLVAAHSHFRNLSQEE
- the THPO gene encoding thrombopoietin isoform X4, encoding MELTELLLVVILLLTARITLSSPAPPACDPRLLNKLLRDSHVLHSRLSQCPDVNPLSTPVLLPAVDFSLGEWKTQTEQTKAQDVLGTTTLLLEAVMAARGQLGPTCLSSLLVQLSGQVRLLLGALQGLLGTQDHSSQGSQCHLPELPTAAPRKGALPAACSGAQPLCQAGPTRHSCPRQHLSIAHTEQAPKQDFWIVGDQLQCLSQNYWLWTSEQAARIQSQDSWSAEPNLQVLRPNPWTPEWNTRTLKWNSWTLSWALTQGPRSPGYSSGNFRHGLPATLPPAWRVSFPSPSSPWTIHTLLSFAHLTHPHGPAPTPAS
- the THPO gene encoding thrombopoietin isoform X2, whose protein sequence is MELTELLLVVILLLTARITLSSPAPPACDPRLLNKLLRDSHVLHSRLSQCPDVNPLSTPVLLPAVDFSLGEWKTQTEQTKAQDVLGTTTLLLEAVMAARGQLGPTCLSSLLVQLSGQVRLLLGALQGLLGTQGRTTAHKDPSAIFLNFQQLLRGKVRFLLLVVGPSLCAKRAPPATAVPGSISPLLTLNKLPNRTSGLLETNSSVSARTTGFGLPNRLQGFRAKIPGLLNQTSRSLGQIPGHLNGTQGPLSGIHGLFPGPSPRALGAPDIPLGTSDMGSLPPYLQPGESPSPAHPPPGQYTLFSPSPTSPIPTVQLQPLLPDPSAITPNSSSSLLVAAHSHFRNLSQEE
- the THPO gene encoding thrombopoietin isoform X3; protein product: MENPDGADQSTGRSGNHDPSAGGSDGSAGTAGPHLPLIPPGAAFWAGPSPPWGPAGPPRNPGKSPVKGVREYFFSDSVPLENSGNPESGRADLLRSASSQSQSLGSGTLSSPRRQAGMISGPGLWPQAHPLPSASSTGQDHSSQGSQCHLPELPTAAPRKGALPAACSGAQPLCQAGPTRHSCPRQHLSIAHTEQAPKQDFWIVGDQLQCLSQNYWLWTSEQAARIQSQDSWSAEPNLQVLRPNPWTPEWNTRTLKWNSWTLSWALTQGPRSPGYSSGNFRHGLPATLPPAWRVSFPSPSSPWTIHTLLSFAHLTHPHGPAPTPAS